Genomic window (Oryza sativa Japonica Group chromosome 3, ASM3414082v1):
GTCCAATTGACCAGCCAACCAATTCAAAACCCGGACCGCTATCTTTTACGTCAGGCATCCAAACAGTTCGAAGCAATGCCGATTTGTGGCGATAACCGTCAGTGGTATATAGTTATATACACACTGTGTTCAGATTTTAGGATTGGGAACCCAATCTTcccgcacggaaaacagagcggtccattagcgtatgattaattaagtatttgctattttttttaaaaaaataaattaatttgattttttaagcaacttttatatagaaactttttataaaaaatacaccgtttaacaatttgaaaaacgtgcacgtGGAAAATGAGAGGGAGGTGTCGGGAATTTGGAGTTCCAAACACAGCCAATCGCCATTGGTTCAAGCCGAACCGACAGTAATGAGCTGATAATGCATGGTCGTGTGCTACTAGTATGGTGACCAAAAATCATTCAGGAAGCCATGACAGCTTCGACGTTTGGTAGGATTTTGGATTGGGGGGATGAATTTGTCACGGATACGATGGACACATTCGGAAGGGAGGAGGTATCAAGAACAGAATGATTTGGTGGTCATGCATGGATCTACACCAAAAAGAGGTGAGCCGCCAGCAAATTAAAGCTGGGGCATGGTCCAGACTCGAGAGGGAGGTGAGAATGTGAGGATGCGGCGTCAAGAGAAGCTGAGGAGGTTCACGGAATTTACTTCATCCGGTTCATAATTATTGATGTTTCCAATATAACAtaatctttaaaatatatttttattatagtgtatatagtaaataattaattttacTTTGTTATAGTCCTTTGTAAGATAAATCAATATATGttgctttattattttttaaaaaataattaatagtcaaagttataaaatttaACCCAACGTTTCGAAACGTCGAGAATGTGCAtattgcatgcatatatatgcaacaAGTTATACATATGGTGCGCCTACGTGATGCCCGTGGATGGTGGACGCAGACACGCAGTCGCGCAGCTAGGGGATTGCTAGAGGGTGCCAACACCCCCCATCtgaacaccaccaccacacccAACTGTttttactctatattaagattaACTAAAATAAGTATTTATCTAGTTTATTTGTGTAGCTTGAAATTATTATCAGCTTAGTTAGTTAGTAAGTCTAAAAACATTAGCAAGAAACATGATCTACAAAATTAGTTTGTGATTTCTCATCTTTTTCAAAGTAAAATAGATTATACTTATTTGTGAGATTATTCAATAGTTTACATTAAAAGAATTTAGCAATAAATTAAAGACTAGTTTCAAACTTTGGATGATATTATTAAAGGGCTAAAATTCCAGTTTTTTAAAGGATTAGTTTAAACATTGGTTGTTATTGAGAGTAACTATTTGACCCTTTTTTTACTATCAATATTAATATTGGTTATTCATTCTCAACTCTTATGGCTTACCCTCACCGACATCCTCCTAATCTCAAATCCTGGCTTCGCCTCTGGGTGGACGTCACTCCGATCCATTGCTGGAGATaattggttgatttttttttagtaaattacACTTTGGTCCACCTTTTATTACCCAAGTTTCAATTTGGACCACCCTTAAACCTATATTTTCAATTTAGACTGGGTAAATTTACTATTGTTGCGGTTTGGACTACCATGAACAACTTTTCTCGTCATGTTTAACTTCCCTTTCGGCAAACATATGAACCATATATAGAGGAGATCGGCCGTATATTAGAGCTGATGTGTTTAAGATCGTTGAttgcatgagaaaaaaaatcgttcGTGGTGGTCCAAATCGTAACAATGGTAAATTTATCCgatccaaagtgaaaagatATGTTTAAgtgtggtccaaagtgaaacttagGTAATAAAATATGGCCCAAAGCATAACTTAGGTAATAAAACTATAATTGGTTGATTCCATCCGTCAATTCCAAAGACAACGTGCGCAATGCACCCGGCCGATCGATTCATGGTGCTCTGGTTGAGCGAAACAATTCATGCCTCTCTGCCAGGATTATCTGAACCACTTTGCCAATGccatacatgttttttttgaaaagaagccAATGCCATACAGATCACCTCAATAGATACCCGTATGGTCGTAATAGCTAGCGTAGTATCCTTTCGTTGTAAAATgaataaatttaatataaaatatgatatattctTAATACTACAAATCTTAAGAAGTTTATATCATTcgtatctttattatgtttgtcTATTTTAAAGTGAAGGGATTACGTAGTTGGCAGTGCTGCGTACGTACGTGGTTGCTCCTCCCGGTATACGTATGTGCATGTGTCCTAGTACGAGAGCCAGACCAAACAGCCACACAGGTACAAGCCGATTCATATGCAACgcaacgtactccctccgtttcacgatgAAAGTTATTTTAGTATTTCACACATTCATAACTAGAATAATTTTAACTGTGAAACAGAAAAAGTAATATGCAAACCTTTTGCTCACACagtcacacatgcatgcatgcagatacGGACGCGGACGGATGCGATCGAGCGGTACACGCAGGTGCAGACGCCGGGGGCACGGGGTGTACGGCTCATATGCGTGCTTGCCGGGGCGGCCGGGGACATCGCCGGCCCGCCCCGATCAGGACGCGTCGgcgcgccctccgccgccgccgggccaccACACTCGCCGTGCCAATGCCTCCTGGGCCCAGTGGACGCATAGGATATGTGAAAACCACGCAGATGCCTATTGTAATATCCCCAGATGCACTTGATAGCGGTGATAGAAAGTGCTTGTCATTTTAACCCCGAGGTACTCTGTTCAATTCCCAATTAATTACACGATTGTAATTATTTGATAATTAAGTTCCTCCTTGGttatctttttttcttataGTAGTACTTTTGTTtaagaatataagcatttttaagctaatattaagaaaaaaataattaacgaGTAGAGGTAAGAtagaaaagaaattaaatgaCGGGTGATTAACGGAATGGTATTAGAAATTTCTACAGTTTAGAACAAGATTTAAATACCAGAATTTCTTATATTCTGCCTACTGAGGGAGtactagggtgtgtttagttcacaccaaacttttcattacatcacatcacatcacatccaaaacttttctacacacaaaaactctcaattttttttccaaactaacaactttccccaaacttctccccaatttcagaaactaaacacgaGTAGTACATGGCTGCATGCGTGGACTGATATCAACGTGACAATATGCCGGTATCCTATGGTCACTGCACGCACGTACACTTTATAGCAACCggtagatcgatcgatccacaGACCGGGGAATATATCACGTCGTCGATCCTGCTCCTGCATTGGCCGGGGTAGATATATAATTGCAAGAATATATAATTATAAGCATGCATCAGCTACGAACAATCCACTACTGTATTTACTTTTCGTCGATTTGCCAACGATCGATTAAATTATTTCAGATGGGGGCAATCACCCGTGGGGTGCTGGGGAAATCTGCTGCTGCTTGGTTGATACCTAGAGGCTGTGGCTTCCTAAAGCCTAGAGAAAAAAACATCTGCATGCATGGCCCCATGTCCACAaagtataaaagaaaaaaacgaagAGAAAAAAGCAAACcccttgcattttttttccttttcttttggcgAGGAAGAGCTAGGTAAGGCCTTGGAAACAATTTGGTCACTAAACCAGCTAGAATCTAAATAAAGTGTGTAATTTCTTAGCTAACGCCTTCTTGTTAATAGTTTATTTTTGtctgaattcattttttttaacacaCTCATATACACAAACACGCATACTTGTCTTTATAAACGTACACATGCACACCTTATGCAGTGATTGGTTCTTATAATCTTCTCAATTATTGTTTGAGAAGGTGGAGATTATGGGAaagcttttcttttttacttgagTGGTACACTCGTTTCATGTGTCACTcaaaaagtcataaaaaattaaaacaatttGATCAGTATGTAATATATTACTTCGTAAACATACAAATTTAAATTCGACTTACATGAGTTGAAACACAAATGATAAATGTGGCTATCAAACGTGCGTAACTTTTATAGTTGATATTTGTTGTTTCTTTTCCAAATTATATAAGTCGAATTTGACCTTATATGTTTGTGTAGTGATatctattttataaaaaaacatttttgtaACATTTTGAAAGATATGCATGAAACGAGTGTATGTCTACTTGAGTTACACAAATCATTTTCAGAGATTACAGTAGAAACTGTACCTGATATAAGCTCATCCAAACAAGGTTTAACACATAAATGGGACGGCCGGTGGCTGGTCACTGGTAGGCTGTAGGCCATCTGGTGACACAGTGACTTCTTGCAACTAACTGGGCCGTGAATTCTGTCTAAAATAACTGTAACTTTCTATGTAATGGGCCGTAGGTGTCAATAACTATCACGAGATAGCGTGTCCCCCTATCATTTTGGGGCCTAGCTAAGATCAATTTCCTAGTTAATATGCATGACAAGTACTAGTTATGTATTGTTAGGGCGTCAAATCCGAGTGACTGTACATGGACAACACTGGGAACAAAGGTATCACCAGTCTATGAATCCCATTTGCTCCAATGAAGATCTCAGAGTCCTACTTAATTGCATCCCTTTTAATGATTAATCAGCATTGGACTTCTCCTACCAATTAAGATGTGATTAATTAGTTCTCTTGATGTGTGTTGGCTAAGCGCGTCTTGGCGTGTTGTGTTTCGACCTAATTAAGGATTTTAGAGGCATCGATATGATCGATCTCGTGTCATGGGAAATTAGACGCAGCTAGGTGGTGGTTGGGGCGCACATTTAGCAGCAAAAGCTTCCTATTAGCTATATAAGTGTAAGCTAGCACGGGTGCTTGACCAACTTTGTTCCCCAGTCTAATGCTTAATCTTTCTAGCATGTCAACGTCAGCTAAATTTATGGTTAATTAATGTTGTCAGATTCATTTTATGACATCTTTCCCCTCTCTGTTTACCTAGGAGTATATCATTGGTGTCAAGAGATAGAAATTTAAATCAGGAAGCTAAAAATATTAATGTTTATGCTGCTTATTTTGCCATccaattaaaaattaaaaattcaaattattggtTTGCAAATGAAATAACGATATTGATTTGGGATTGTATTGTGGATCAGTTTGGAAGCTTTGAGTCTGGTTTCTTAATGTTGCAATGGCCCAAATTAAAATAGAGTAGGTCCGGTACAACCAGTGATGGCCCTGAAATCTACATGACAGGACAAGGAATTTTCTGGTCAGATTTCATATATTGCAGTGCAATCATGCACAAGGAAGAATTCTTTGAAGCTAAGGTTGGGTGCACAAGATGATTAATAGCCGTTGATCATGTAATTTGGTGACTCGGTTGAAGAGAGCCACATTCCATGGCCACTAAATTTTGCTTGACTTACGGTCTAAAGATAAAATATTCTTCAGACAAAGAACTCAAAATCCCGCGTTGATCATAAGTAGTCACCgtctcaaaaaagaaaaaaaaaagttgaggcACACTGATTAGGCTCAACTCCATATTATAATTCCACTTCTTGTTGGAAGATGATGAAAGGTGACAGCACTAGCTATAGTAGTAGATGATAAGAAAGTTACACAACACGAAGGTCAAGGGAGGATATAAGAGTATTATGTCTTGACAAGTATCTTTCATAAAGTTTTAgattatattatttattttactcaCCTTGTTTCTTGATACGATTCGCCGCTAGCTACTCATTGCTACTGTAGAATTTAAGCTTTGTTAGTTAGCTTTAGGGAACGTTTGGTGTGTGACATATGTGAGTGTAGGTTCTCATAGCTGCTAAGGAAATCTGACGTAACACGTAACGCATTGATGTGCTTAAGCTCACTAATTAAGTTGTAGCACCCGAATCCATAATTATTGCAACATTCGTCAAAAGTTGCGGAGATTAAttagttgcaacttcttttacTAACTACAGTGATCATTTCAACAAATATTAAACAGCTAAAAGAAAGCCTTGATGATGCTTCATCTATTTCTTCTTATTTGCTGGCCGCTTGCCTCAAGCACACAAATTCTGAACTTTCTTGTTCCAACTacacattaataaaaaaattactaaaaGTACAACGatttcagcaaaaaaaaaaaacaagaaatctATTTCTCGTGTCTTAATTCTTGACTTGGTCTAGTTTTCATCGCAATAGATAGTGTGCTCCTTATCCTAAAAATTAGTGTGTTATTTGTCCTAATCCTAAAAATGATGGTGTGAGAGGAGCTTGTTTAAAGTGGAGGCTCCACAGAAGACTGAAGCAAACACGACCAAAGCTACCACACATTCACACTAAACAAGTGCGCACGTACTCCACTTGTTAATTTCAGTGGTGCCGGCCGCGATGATCGCAACCCAACCGATAATGCGATGCTTTACACAAGCAGATTAGCGCAAATTACGTACAAAAGTGTGAGTTTTTTAAATTCCGGGGAAAAGTGTAATTTTGTTTAAGCAAACTTTGTGCCCCGTCTACTCGATACATCATCTTGTATGTATCATGAGCAGGGTGAACGAATTATAATAGTTCTCGCCTCAGTGCAGGTGATTAACAAAACTGTGGATTAGGAGGCAGATTGCATATTTGTTGGAGCTGTTTGGTGTTAGTGCAGATAAGCATTTGGTGGTGGCGAAGCAGCAAAAGGAAGGGAAGGAGCACAGGAAAAGAGGGACATGTTCAATTCAAGAAGGTTCAGAGCACTGAAGAACAAAACTCTTGAACTGAGACCCTGCTGCTGCCTAACTTGTTAAGAGTAATATTCAGACTCTTGAACTGAAACTCTGCTGCAGCCTAACTTGTTAAGAGTAATATTCAGAACCTTATTCTGTATGTTGTATGTATTCGTATCATTATATTGCAAATGGAACAAAGGGAACATACCTCTTCAGAAGCCACCGTTACAATCATCAGAAGGTGAACAGGCCCTTTCATTGCGTACTTCGCTGaacaggagcagcagcagctactgCGTTGGGCATATAAGTACAAGAAAATAGACCAGCCATAAAGTAATGTACTGTCCCCAGTTAGATGGGGAAACTAGGAGAGGATTGCTCAACATCTCGTACAAAAGGCCTAAGAGACACTCCAGTTGCAACTCACAGGAACAGTGTGTATCATAGTCAGTGAGTGCATTGCAAATGATCACATTTGGTTTCATCAGAGCAAGCTCATCAAAGCGGCACAGTATGCCTAGATGCTGCATAAACTGGGGAGTACAGCTACCTACACGGGGCTTGATGGACGCAAGAAGCATGGCGGGTGGTCCTGAATCCTGATGAATTTGGGGGGCACCACGAGCTACAGGGAGCTTGATGGATGCAGGAAGCACGGCGGTTGGGTTCATGGCGCCCCGAGAAGCCATCGCTCAGTCAGGTATCTTGCTGCGTGCGCTCCAAAGCAGACTCCGAAGCAATGGGCCTTTGAAAACTCCGTCACAACTGCAAAAGAAACAGGAACATTGTGATCATCAATAGTATGAGCTATGTATTAGGTTCCTATTCATCAAAGAACATCCCTGTCAGTACTTTTTTCTAGAAAGAGAAGGGTGCATCGATATATTAATGCTTCAGAACGATGAACCTGTTTGTATTTAGGTTATCTATCCAGAATTCAAATATGAAGTATCGGAGTGATAAACGCACTATACTATTGATTCTGTATTGGACTTGCAGCTTATTTCAAAGAAAAATCTAGAAGATGGAAACAATAAAGCTGAGGCATCTATCAATCAATTATGTGTGATACGGTGGGATGTGCAAAACCTCAATTATTTGATGCAGATGTTTGGTAATCAATATGATCCAATCACTGGAGATTGTGACAACAGAGGTGCCCTTTTCACCCTAGTATTGTATAGTAGTGCTTGTGGAAGGACTGCAGAGTTACTAGGATTCTGTAATTCAGTGCCAGTTCACACAACATACATAAAGTAATGACACTAAAATCTACGATTTCCAGCTTTTCTACATGCTTTTCAACACAGCTACATTCAATGACCAGGGATGCTGCATAAGTTCTATATACCCAATGGAGGGAACATGAATGTTACTGGAGTGGGAGCACAAGAAAAAGGAACAGCTAAACAACATTGATACAACAGTTTAAATTGTCATAAACAAAGACGAGAATTATCCGAGGAAAGAAAATGTGCACTTACCTCTCAGTGCTACAGTATTTGAAGAGAGAACAGAAATTTCAACAAAGAATATAACAGATGACGGAAACTCCCAAACCTGCAAAATTTGATGATGAACGTGAAAGGAAATAAAAAAGTCAAATAAAACTTAGAAATAAATCATCACAAAAATCTTCTATACCATCATTGCCATGAGAAATAACTTGAAGTAGCTTGAAATGATGACGGCTAACAGAACCTCCCTATACCTGAGAAATGACAAAGTAAGCGCAACTGTTAACCCATGACACATTTAATGTGAAATTCTGATATGGTTTCATCTTCTACAACAGAAGTGTACTATTACAGAATCCCTACTGGTTGCATAATTCCAATTGAGAATACACCAATTCATTTGCGCGTAATGAACTACCAACAAATGTAATTGAAATTTCCACATCACAGGTATTCAATGTACCTTCTAATATCAAAAGATAGTTTTAGGATAAATTGCACTTCCAGGAATAACATGGTCATAAATACGATGTTCCCTAACAATGCATCGCCCAGAACCTGAAGAATAATAGACACCGGATACATTACTAAGGTAATGAGCAGCAGAAACATAGAACTTCTCAATGCAGTCAACTTTAATTACCTTGCTGCAATTGAGAATCGCTGAGAATATGTTTATGGAAGAATCCCCATCAGCTATGTTGCCTCTTGAAAAAGATATTCTGACTTACATAGTTAAGGGGTGCTTAAGttgaatatatacataaaaaaaaccaaaattgaAGATGAACATTTATAAATAGAATGGATACATGCATCAAGAACAAGATGCGTCAGAATGGACAACACCAGTACTCCctgaaaagaacaaaaatcaGGAACATAGGAAAATGTAACTCTTGAGTCTTGACATACCCCATTAAACAAATTCAAAATATCAGGGAATAACGGCTAATGGAACTACCATAAGGTGACAGAAAGTTATTACAAAAACGTTACCAAACTATGCAGTTATAACTTGAATGAATAGAAAACTGTGTATTCCATGGGATTGGCTATTTTAAACTATTGTCAGATGGACTGACAAGGCATAAATGGCTAAAGATATCATGTAATACAGAACATAGACACCAAGAATATACTAACTAACAAGCAGATCTAAGACAGATGAAGCTAATAATTCTTGAGCAGCATGACAGACAGACAGGACAGAGTACAGGTAAAACTAGGAAGAAGCATTGTTGAAGAAAACGGAAGTAAACATCAAAAGAGCTGAGCCCACCTCCTTTTTCATTTTAACTAAAAGTAGCATGTGAACGAGTTTGAATACCATATGATTCCCACCTTGTCAAGTGATGAATAAATCCTCAACTTATTAAATAGAAGATGACGATATGCTCTTGTCTTGTGTAGAATCAGATCAATCAAGATTATctacgaaaaaaaagaaagaatagtTAAATGCTCAACTCAATGCATCAGTTCAGCAGTAAATAAACTGCATATGTGATGCAAACAATCGGATCACACAAGTATGGCGAGAAATTCGATATCATCACTGCTAGATTAACGCACCATGAACTCGCACTCGATGTAGGGATCAGCAACAGCCTTGCAGGTATCCTGCACAAGAACAGGGCATCCAAACTTAAACAGATTACACGCACATGACAAAAAGGATTTACACATGCCCAATCAACAACACTAGTCCCTCTCTTACGCATTTCATCAAACGGATGTTGCCCGGGGAGTACTGCATGTAGAGCGTCTTCACACGCCGGCCACAGCCGACGCAGCGCGGCCgctcctcttctccttccttggcGTCTCCCATCAAAGCCGAAATGCCCAACCCCAACAAGGAATCGATCCCTGCTGTTCAATCGGGGGACAGGCAGATGACCACCCAAAATAGCTTAATCAAGATAGCAAAAAGTTAAACCGCGCAACGCCAGGTCAAAGCACGGGAGCGGAGGCGGATCTGGAACGGCGAAAAGATCGCCGGAGCACGGGGGGAAACGAACAAGAAGAGGCAACGTCGCGTACCTGCGGCGAGAGCCCCGACAGGGGAACCGCCTTACCCCCGTGCGGCCGCGGCGGGTCAGGGAgccgggggcggcgccgccggtcgccgggctgcggctgcggcggcggctggggtgGCGTCGCGTCGTCGGTGAgcttcgccggcgacgagacgagacgaggacACAGCTCTCTTCTGGTGGGCTTTAGCCACATACAAACAAATGGGCCCAATTGCAAGCCCAATGGGCCGAGAAAAAAGCCCATCGTCAGCTGGGGATGGTTTCTGACCGTCCGATCAAAGATGGACGGTGGAGATTCACCCATGGCGGACGCGTGGGGAGCAGGGAGAGGTATTTTGGCTTCTCGGGTTGTTGGGTTTCCGGTTTCCTCCTCATCGGCTTCGGCTCCGACCGCGACGACACGAGACTtttcctgcctccgccgccggtctcGGCGTGGTGCCCTgaggcggcgaggccgccgtGAGATCTCAGCTCCGCCGCCCGTGGGAATCGAGCTCCGGCCCCGTGCCTTTTCCTGCCCCCCCAGGTGAGCGAGCGAATCCCGAGCTCCGTCTCGTCCGCGAGCTCCCTTTTGTCGTCCGATCTGGTCCTCCGGGTTCGAATTCTGGGGGATCGGTGCTGGTGTTGGTGTTGCCGTTGCGGTTGAGGGATATCGAGTAGCTCGTTGTCCGGTTTTTGTTTTTGCGAGAGCGGAGGCTGTCTTATCCGTGTGGGCTCTGGGAAAATTCTGGGGATTTGGATGGATCTGGTAATCCGATGGATGATATACTGTTACAATCATTCGGAGACGTTAAGGGATTTATGTGAAAAATGTAGCATTATGTTCATGGAGAGATAATTGAAGATCGTTACTGTTATATCTTATGAAGGGTTTGTTATCGAAGAATTCGAGTGAAATGTTAGAGAGTTTCTACTTGGTTTCGTGCAACGTTAGGACAGTGCGTTATTCCTGTATGACAATGCTGATATGGTTTGTGCAGCTGAAAAATGGGGAGGATACCGTCTCTGAAAAATTTCAATGCCTTCCCCCATGCGGAAGACCACTTACTAAAGAAGACTTACTCTGGTGCTATCGGTATGGGAGATCCTATTTCTTCATGATTTTGTCCTGTGGGTACTGATGTTTCATTTGGAGATGTTTGGTTGATTTGTGCAACTATGGATATGTTTGCAGTCACGATTTTCGGACTAATTATAATGGTTACGTTATTTGCGCACGAGCTCAAATTTTATCTTACCACCTATACTGTTCATCAGGTATGGTTGGTTGTTTCCTTTTCTTCTATGTCTAGCATGTGCAACTTTACTGTAATTTTGCATATAAGTTGGTTATTTTGCCACTCAATAACAGCTTTTAATGATATTTCATTAGTAATGGGAATATGTATGTAGGTGATAGCTATCCTGTTTTGGTCTATTTAACAAAATTGACCAGAGAATCTGTATGATGACAGAAGGGTATCTTGGAGAACTTAACCATGATTTTCATTGAATTACATTATTCTAATTGTTTTAAATATCTACTGATTGCTATTTGGATATGATGATTTTTCATTCCTTGCTTCGGTCCTTACCAATGCCAATTTCATGGGCctctcatatactccctccatccacaaa
Coding sequences:
- the LOC4334334 gene encoding protein ARV 2, translating into MGDAKEGEEERPRCVGCGRRVKTLYMQYSPGNIRLMKCDTCKAVADPYIECEFMIILIDLILHKTRAYRHLLFNKLRIYSSLDKGVLVLSILTHLVLDAFRISFSRGNIADGDSSINIFSAILNCSKVLGDALLGNIVFMTMLFLEVQFILKLSFDIRRYREVLLAVIISSYFKLFLMAMMVWEFPSSVIFFVEISVLSSNTVALRVVTEFSKAHCFGVCFGAHAARYLTERWLLGAP